One part of the Flavobacterium johnsoniae UW101 genome encodes these proteins:
- a CDS encoding type 1 glutamine amidotransferase domain-containing protein, translated as MKKNIAILATNGFEESELASPKAYLEEQGWNADIVSLKSGTIKSWKDGNWSKEYNVDVVLDQANEADYDALVLPGGVINPDLLRREETAVNFVRSFFESKKPVAAICHGPQILVDADVLEGRKVTSFFSVKNDLKNAGAQWEDSEVVVDNGLVTSRNPNDLPAFNKKMVEEIKEGIHERQRV; from the coding sequence ATGAAAAAGAATATAGCAATATTAGCCACAAACGGTTTTGAAGAATCAGAATTAGCATCACCTAAAGCCTATCTTGAAGAGCAAGGCTGGAATGCAGATATCGTCAGTTTGAAATCTGGAACTATCAAATCTTGGAAAGACGGAAATTGGAGCAAAGAATATAATGTTGATGTCGTATTAGATCAGGCAAATGAAGCAGATTACGATGCTTTGGTTCTGCCGGGAGGAGTTATAAACCCTGATTTATTGAGAAGAGAAGAAACTGCAGTAAATTTTGTACGTTCTTTTTTTGAAAGTAAAAAACCTGTAGCCGCTATTTGTCACGGACCTCAAATTCTGGTAGATGCCGATGTTTTAGAAGGTCGAAAAGTAACTTCGTTCTTTTCTGTTAAAAACGATTTGAAAAATGCCGGAGCACAATGGGAAGATTCAGAAGTTGTCGTAGACAATGGATTAGTGACCAGCCGAAACCCAAATGATTTACCCGCTTTTAATAAAAAAATGGTGGAAGAAATTAAAGAGGGAATACACGAACGCCAGAGAGTCTAA
- a CDS encoding response regulator transcription factor: MNVLLIEDDKRISEFIIKGLEENNFTVHLAETGEMARDLVQENTWDIILMDIMLPGIDGIQLVKLMRFKKIHTPILILSALSNTDDKVTALDSGADDYLVKPFHFKELISRVNALTRRTKFNYNEPETLYTCGTLTINPDEHKVTENDKLIDLSPREYKLLLYLLENRNKVMSRTQILTAVWGINYDNNTNVVDVYISYLRNKIEHNHKFIHTIKGIGYMLKE, encoded by the coding sequence ATGAATGTTTTACTCATTGAAGATGATAAACGCATCAGCGAATTTATTATAAAAGGTTTAGAAGAAAACAACTTTACCGTGCATCTGGCCGAAACTGGAGAGATGGCGCGCGACCTTGTACAAGAAAATACCTGGGATATTATTTTGATGGATATCATGCTTCCGGGAATCGACGGTATTCAGCTTGTGAAATTAATGCGTTTTAAAAAGATTCATACTCCTATTTTAATCCTCAGTGCATTGAGTAATACTGATGATAAAGTCACAGCCTTAGATTCTGGCGCCGATGATTATCTTGTAAAACCTTTTCATTTTAAAGAACTCATTTCGAGAGTCAACGCGCTTACGCGAAGAACAAAATTCAATTATAATGAACCTGAAACTTTATATACCTGCGGTACTTTAACCATTAATCCAGACGAGCATAAAGTAACAGAAAATGACAAACTAATTGATCTTTCGCCAAGAGAATACAAACTGCTTTTATATTTACTAGAAAACAGAAACAAAGTAATGTCGAGAACTCAGATTTTAACCGCTGTCTGGGGAATTAACTACGACAATAACACCAATGTTGTCGATGTGTATATTTCGTATTTAAGAAACAAAATCGAACACAATCATAAGTTCATTCACACCATAAAAGGAATTGGTTATATGTTAAAAGAATAA